A segment of the Jatrophihabitans endophyticus genome:
GCCGAACCTGACGGCGGCGCGGGCCGCCGAGCACGACGCGCGTGCGGTGTCCAAGCGCGAGCTCTTCGAGCAGGCCGACGTCGTCACGATCCACCTGCCGCTGTCCGAGCGCAGCCGCGGGCTCGTGGGCGCCGCCGAGTTCTCGGCGATGCGGCCGTCCTCCTACCTGGTGAACACGTCACGCGGACCGATCGTCGACGAGGCGGCGCTGCTCGACGCACTGCGGTCCCGGCGCATCGCCGGCGCCGCGCTCGACGTCTACGACGTGGAGCCGCTCCCGGCCGACCACCCGCTGCGGACCATGCCGAACACCCTGCTGCTGCCGCACCTCGGCTACGTCACCACCGACGCCTACCGCACGTTCTTCGCGCAGGCCGTCGAGGACGTCGTGGCGTGGGCGGACGGCCGCCCCGTGCGGTCGCTGGACTGACCGACTCCTCGCGTCACCGTCGGGGCGCGCGCCGGTCCCGGGCCGTCCAGCAGCCCCGGTGCCAGTGCCGGCGATCGGCGGCGTCGAGGTCGCCGTGCGGCCACGCCACCACGTGCGGGGTGCCCACGGTGATCACCTGGTCGCAGCCGGGGCAGCGGTACGGCTTGGCCGCCGCCTGGCCGCTGACGCTGCGCACCACGTAGGTCTCGCCGCGGAACTCGGCCGCCGTGTGGGCCGACGCACCGCCCACCGATCGCGGCGGCGGAGCGGCGCGCGGATGACGGCGAGGCACGTCGATCACGGTAGAGCGTCGCGCGGGAGCACGACCCGTCGCCCCGGGAACGGTGAGCACAAACGCACGTTCCATGCCCAATTCGCGCACCTTTACGCAGCGAACCCCTTGACCGGCTCCTGAACGCACTCCTAATCTCGCCCCACGCCGGATTCCAGCCGTTTCCGCACGACCATGCCGTACGTCCGCGATGCCCCGCCCGGCGTCGCCCACGCGCCGTCGAAGGGACCCGCCCGTGACCGCCGCCCGTGCCGCCCGCACCATCGGGGTGCTCGTCCTCGCCGTCTCGCTGCCCGGCCTCGCCGCCGGCGCCGCCGCGGCGCACCCACGCCCCGGCTCCCGCCTCGTCGTCACCGAGGCGCGGGTCCTGCTGCACGTCCCGGGGGCGCGCCACACGAGCGGGTACGACGTCGTCGTCGACCGCGCACCCTTCCGCATCACCACGCGCCGCGCCGGTGCCACCGTGCTGCGCACCACGGCGGCGGGCGGGTCGGATGCGGCTCCCCTGGGCCCGGCCGTCTTCCACACCGCGCGGGGCTGGGCCACGGCCACCCGCGTCACCGGGGTGAGCGCGCACGACGGCGCCGTGACGCTGACGGTGGCCACGACGCTGCCCGGCGACACGGTGCGCTACCGCATCGCACCGGCCGTCGACCGCTACCGCGCGACGTGGCAGGTGCGGGGCACCACCGCCGCCGACCAGGTCGCCACCCACTACGACCTCGCCTCGGCCGGGCACTGGTACGGCCACGGCGAGACCCAGACGCCGGCCGGCGGCCCGTACACCGACCAGCCGTGGCCGCTGGACTCCGGCGTCGTCGCCGACGACGCCATGGGGCCTGCCGAGTACCTGATGACCGACCCGTTCTGGTTCACCCAGCGCGGCAGCGGGCTGTGGGTCGACACCGAGCGCGTCATGCACGTGTCGCTCAACGCCGACCACGCCGGCGTGTTCGGCGCCGCCGTCACCGACACCGACACCATGGACGTCACGACCTTCGTCGAGCGCACGGCCCGCGACGTGTACCTCGACTACGTGGGTGTCGCCGGCACCCCGCGGCAGAGCGACGCGACGCCCGCGCAGTACGCCGAGCCGTTGTGGAACACCTGGGCGCAGGACTACACCGCGGTGACGCAGGCGTCGGTGCTGGCGTACGCGCGCGGCCTGCACGACGCCGGCGTGCCCGGCCACACCGTCCAGATCGACGACGGCTGGTCCACCCACTACGGCGACTTCGCCTTCAACGCCAAGTTCCCGGATCCGGCGGGGCTGTCGCGGGCCGTCCACGACCTCGGCTACGACTTCGGTCTCTGGACCACGCTCTGGGTGAACGACGACGCCGACAACTACCGCTACGCCGCCGACCACGGCTACCTGCTGAAGTCGGCCGACGACCCCGGCACGACCTGCTCGGTGCAGTGGTGGAACGGCACGGCCGGCATCGTCGACATCGCCAACCCCGCCGCGCGCACCTGGTACGTCGGTCAGCTGCACCGCCTGCAGGAGGCCTACGGCGTCGACGGCTTCAAGTTCGACACCCGCTTCTTCGACGAGTCGTGCGCGCCCTACCCGGGCCACACCGCGCTGGACTACATCAAGCTGGGCGCGCAGCTCACCGACGAGTTCGACCAGCAGGGTGCCGGCGTGCGCATCTCGTGGACCGGTTCGCAGCGCTACGGCTTCGTCACCCGCGAGATCGACAAGGGCACCGACTGGCAGTCGCTGCAGGCGGCGGTGTCGCAGGACATGGCGATCAGCACGATCGGCTACCCGTTCGTCGAGACCGACATGATCGGCGGCTCCGAGGGGCAGCCGCCGGCGACGAAGGAGGTCCTGGTCCGGTGGGCGCAGGCCGCGTCGCTGCTGCCGTTGATGTACGCCTCGACGTCCCCGCTCGGGGTGAGCAACCAGGCCGGCAGCCGGGCCTACGACACCGAGACGGTCGCGCTGTACGCCGCGGCGGTCCGGCTGCACCGGCGGCTCGCGCCCTACCTCGACCGACAGGTGACGCGGGCCGTCGCGACCGGCGAACCGATCATGAAACCGCTGTTCTTCGACTTTCCCCGCGACGCCGCGTCCTACACCGTGGCCGACGAGTGGCTGCTCGGCGACTCCCTGCTCGCCGCCCCGGTCCTGACCCCCGGGACCAGCCGCAGCGTGCACCTGCCGCCCGGGCGCTGGTACGACGTGCTGCGCGGCCGCGTCGTCACCGGCGGCACGATCGCCCACTACCGGGCGACGCTCGCCGAGACCCCGCTGTTCGTGCGGCTGGGGACGGCCGACACGAGGGCGCTCACCGCGCGGCTGACCACGCGGTGAGCGGCGTACGCGACGCTCGCGGCGCCGGGCGAGATCAGCGCGCCGCGGCGTAGTCCCGGAAGCCCTGGCCGGTCTTGCGGCCGAGCCGGCCCGCGGTCACGAGGTGCTCCAGCAGCGGCGCCGGCGCGAAGCCCGGATCGCGGAACTCGCCGAACAGCTCGCGCTGGATCGCGAGCGACACGTCGTTGCCGACGACGTCCAGGAGCTCGAAGGGCCCCATCGGGTAACCGCAGCCGACCTTCATCGCGGCGTCGATGTCGTCGGCGGTGGCGTAGTGCGCCTCGAGCATCCGCACCGCGTCGTTGAGGTACGGGAACAGCAGCGTGTTGACGATGAAGCCGGCACGATCGCCGCAGCGCACGGCGTGCTTGCCGATCCGCGTACACACGTCCAGCACGGTGGCCTCGACGTCGGGGGCGGTCGAGACGGTGGTGACGACCTCAACGAGCTTCATCACCGCGGCCGGGTTGAAGAAGTGCATGCCGATGACGTCGGCCGGGCGCGACGTCGCGGCCGCGCACTCGATGACCGGCAGCGAGGACGTCGTCGTCGCGAGCACGGTGCCGGGCGCGGTGATGTCGTCGAGGTTGGCGAACAGCGTCTGCTTGACCTTGAGGTCCTCGACCACGGCCTCGACGACGAGTTGCACCCCGGCGAGGTCGTCGAGCGAGGTGGAGGGCGTCAGCCGGGCGAGCGCGGCGTCGCGGTCGGCCTCGCCGAGCTTCCCGCGTCCGACGGCCTTGTCGAGCGACTTGGTGATCGCGGCGACCACCTTGTCGTTCTTGTCGCTGCCACGGGTCACGAAGGTGACGTCGAAACCGGCCTTGGCGAACACCTCGATGATGCCGGTGGCCATCGTGCCCGAGCCGACGACGCCGACCTTGGCGACCGGACGCGCGCCCTCGACGTCCGGCTTCGCCGGCGGGGTGAGCGCGTCGGTGACGACGGCCGGCGACCCGGCGGCGTCGTAGGTGTAGAAGCCCTTGCCGCTCTTGCGACCCAGCAGGCCGGCCGTGATCATCTGCTTGAAGACCGGACGCGGGGCGTGCAACCGGTCGCGCGACTGCGCGTACATCGTGTCGAGGATCTCGTAGGCGGTGTCGAGCCCGATCAGGTCCAGCAGGGCGAGCGGCCCCATCGGCAGGCCGCAGCCGAGCTTCATGGCCGCGTCGATGTCCTCGCGGCTCGCGTAGTTCGACTCGTAGAGCGAGACCGCGTGGTTGAGGTAGCCGAAGAGCAGGGCGTTGGCGATGAACCCGGCGCGGTCGCCGACGGTGACGTCGACCTTCCCGAGCTTCTGCACGAGCGCCTCGACGTCGTCGACGACGTCCTGCTCGGTGACGACCGAACGGATTACCTCGACCAGCTTCATCACCGGCGCGGGGTTGAAGAAGTGCATGCCGACGACCTTGCCGGGACGGCCGGTGGCCACGGCGATCTCGGTGATCGACAGCGACGAGGTGTTGCTGGCCAGGATCGTCTCGGGCTTGCACACCTTGTCGAGCTCGCCGAAGATCGCCCGCTTGAGATCGAGGTGCTCGGGGACCGCCTCGACCACGAGGTCGACCTCGGCGAGCGCACCGACGTCGGTGCCGAAGTGCACGCGGTCCAGCAGCTGCTGCTGATCGGCCTCGGTGATCTTCCCGCGGGCCACCGCCCGGCCCGTGGAGCCCTCGAGGTGCCCCCGACCGCGCGCGACGGCCTCGTCGTCCTTCTCGACGGCGACGACCGAGAGGCCGCTGCGGGCGAAGACCTCGACGATGCCGGCACCCATCGTGCCGAGCCCGACCACACCGACCTGCTGGATGTCACGTGCCATGGAAAAACGCGCCTCCTCCGGCGTCGACCCGAATCGCCCGACCGTAACGTGAGCGCCCGTCCGGCGTCCCGGGTACGGGCTGCGGCGGGACGGATCTCACGACGGGACGGATCTCACGAGCTGGCGGATCTCACGACGGGGTGGCGGGGCGGAACCGCGCGACGGCCTCGGCGAGCAACGGGTTGCGCGTCGAGGCCGCCTGCGCCCAGGTCTCGAAGTCGAGGGTCTCCTCGAACGGTCCGCGCGCGGCGGTGCCCACCGCCCGCTTGACGTCGCGGGCGAGCGCCGGGTCCACGGCCGCCCAGCGGCGGGCCCGGTCGAGCGCCGCGGCGAGCGGGTCGACGACGACGTCGAGCACGAGGCCGAGGTCGCGGGCCTCGGCGGCGCGGAGCACCTCGCCGCCCATGATGATCGCCATCGCCCGTTGCCGGCCGAGCGCCTCGACGAGGAAGTACGTGCAGCCGCCGCCCGGATGCAGGCCGAGCCGGGTGAAGGTGATGCCGAACGTCGCGTCCGGGCCGGCCACCCGGAGGTCACAGCACAGTGCGAGGTTCACCCCCGCGCCGACGGCGGCGCCGTTGACCGCGGCGATGGTGGGGATCGGCAACCGGCGGATGCGCAGGAAGCTGTCGTAGATCGCCGCCAGCCGCGCGCGGACGTCACGGACGTCGTCCTCGGCGGCGGTGCCGAAGACGGCCGGCAGGTCGGCACCCGCGCTGAACGCGACCCCGGCGCCGGTGACGACGAGGACCCGCGCGTCGGGGTCGTCGGCCACCGACTGCGCCGCGGCGACCAGCGCGTCCTGCAGGTCCGGCGACATCGCGTTGCGCCGGTCGGGGTCGTTCAGGGTGAGCACGCGGACACCGTCGGCCTCGGCGGTCACGGTGACGAGGGTCGCTTCGGTCATGGCTCGCACCGTACTGGCGCGACCGGCCTGCATCCCGGTGGCCCGAACCACCGGGATGCAGGTCGCTACGGGATGCCGGGCGGAAGGGGCACCGGGAGGGTCGTGGGCACCTTCGTCGGGATCTTGGTCGGGATCTTGGTCGGGAGCTTGGTCGGGATCTTGGTCGGGAGCTTGGTCGGGAGCTTGGTCGGGAGCTTGGTGGGCAGCCGGGTCGGCAACGGCACCGAACGCTTCGTCGGGGTGGCCGTCGGACGGGCCGTCGACGTGGGGACCGCCGAGCGCCCCGGCGCCGGCGTGGACGGCTGTGCTCCGTGACCGCCGCGTTTCGTGCCGGCCGACCGGCTCGCGGTGTGCCGGGTCGTGGGGCGGGCCTTCCCCGGACGCGACGACGACCCGCTCGGACCGCTCGCCGTGCCCGGTGCCACGACACCGGCGCCGGTGCCGACCGGGACCGGCGCGCCGGGATCGGGCGCGGCGACGGCCGGCAGCCGACCGCCGTGCGCGCTGCGGTAGGCGAGCACGTACTGGACCGCGCGACCGGCGACGGACATGAAGGACAGGTAGGTGCCCCGGGTGTAGGTCGTCCAGGGCCCCCAGTTGCTGCAGCCGCTCGAGATCGCGTACATGGCGGCCGCGTTCTTGGCCGGCACGTGGTTCGCGACCGAGTCGCGCAGCTGGCCGGTGCCGCGCTGCGCCTTCAGCCCGCGGATCTGCCACAGCCCCGCCGACCAGTCCCAGGTCGCGTCCATCAGCGTGGTGTCGCCCTGCGCGCCCGGGCTACCGCCGGACTCGGCGATGGCGACGGCGGTGGCGACGGTGGCCGACTGGGCCCGGCACCCCGCCGCGATCGCCAGCGTCGCGATCCCCGCCGGGGTGAGCGTCCCCGCCGCCCCGCTGTAGGTCGCGATCCGGCCGGCGTCGGCCGGGGTGGTGGTGGCCGGCGTCGTGGGTCGCGGCCGGGTGTTCGGCGGCACCCCCGTCGTCCCGGTGTCGCCGGCGAGCGACGGCCGCGGGAGCCGCTTGTCCTTGAGCAGGTCACCCACCGGGGTCAGGTAGTTGTCCTTCTCCACGGCCACTCGCGTGCCGGCCGCGTCCGCGGCGTCGTCACCGGTGTTGGCGAGCGCGATCGACGCCGCCGCCACGACCAGGGCGATGACGGCCGCACTGCCCAGGACGACCGACCGGCTGGCGACCGCGAACGGCCCGGACCGGGCCGGCGACCCGGTCGCGGCGTCCGCGAGCTCGGAGTCGTCGGCGGCAGCGGCCGGAGCGGCTTCGGGCGTCTCACCCGTCGCCGGCACGGCTTCGGCCGTCGGCCCGTCCGCCGATCGCGGTGCGGAGTCCTCGTCGCCCGTCGACACCATCGTCACCGACCACCCCTCGTCGTCGGGCTATCGATGCCCGGGTGACGCCCCTCACTAAACCGGTTGGGTGAACAGTCGTATATGTCCGTCGCTTCGCGACGATCAGGGCTCGGGCAGGCGGCGTACGACCTCGGCCAGCGTCGCCTCGATGGCATCGAAACGCCCGTCGACCGCATCGAAACGCCGGGAGTGCTCCTGCTGGGTTGCCCGAATCTCGGTGACGAGGTCGTAGAGCGCATCGCGGTCGCTCTCGAGCCTCGCCACCCGAAGCTCCAGCTGTCGATCACCGGCCATGAGAACACCGTAGGGAGCCTGCCGGGGACACGCCAGGGGCGCTTCGCGCCTGTGGATATCCGACGTGGCGGGTCGGTGACACCGTGACGCCGGTCGGCAGTTCAGAACAGCCGCTGGGACGGGTCGTCGATCCCGCGCAGGACGTCGTAGTCGAGCACGAGGCAGCGGATGCCGCGGTCCTCGGCGAGCGTGCG
Coding sequences within it:
- a CDS encoding glycoside hydrolase family 31 protein — its product is MTAARAARTIGVLVLAVSLPGLAAGAAAAHPRPGSRLVVTEARVLLHVPGARHTSGYDVVVDRAPFRITTRRAGATVLRTTAAGGSDAAPLGPAVFHTARGWATATRVTGVSAHDGAVTLTVATTLPGDTVRYRIAPAVDRYRATWQVRGTTAADQVATHYDLASAGHWYGHGETQTPAGGPYTDQPWPLDSGVVADDAMGPAEYLMTDPFWFTQRGSGLWVDTERVMHVSLNADHAGVFGAAVTDTDTMDVTTFVERTARDVYLDYVGVAGTPRQSDATPAQYAEPLWNTWAQDYTAVTQASVLAYARGLHDAGVPGHTVQIDDGWSTHYGDFAFNAKFPDPAGLSRAVHDLGYDFGLWTTLWVNDDADNYRYAADHGYLLKSADDPGTTCSVQWWNGTAGIVDIANPAARTWYVGQLHRLQEAYGVDGFKFDTRFFDESCAPYPGHTALDYIKLGAQLTDEFDQQGAGVRISWTGSQRYGFVTREIDKGTDWQSLQAAVSQDMAISTIGYPFVETDMIGGSEGQPPATKEVLVRWAQAASLLPLMYASTSPLGVSNQAGSRAYDTETVALYAAAVRLHRRLAPYLDRQVTRAVATGEPIMKPLFFDFPRDAASYTVADEWLLGDSLLAAPVLTPGTSRSVHLPPGRWYDVLRGRVVTGGTIAHYRATLAETPLFVRLGTADTRALTARLTTR
- a CDS encoding 3-hydroxyacyl-CoA dehydrogenase family protein; protein product: MARDIQQVGVVGLGTMGAGIVEVFARSGLSVVAVEKDDEAVARGRGHLEGSTGRAVARGKITEADQQQLLDRVHFGTDVGALAEVDLVVEAVPEHLDLKRAIFGELDKVCKPETILASNTSSLSITEIAVATGRPGKVVGMHFFNPAPVMKLVEVIRSVVTEQDVVDDVEALVQKLGKVDVTVGDRAGFIANALLFGYLNHAVSLYESNYASREDIDAAMKLGCGLPMGPLALLDLIGLDTAYEILDTMYAQSRDRLHAPRPVFKQMITAGLLGRKSGKGFYTYDAAGSPAVVTDALTPPAKPDVEGARPVAKVGVVGSGTMATGIIEVFAKAGFDVTFVTRGSDKNDKVVAAITKSLDKAVGRGKLGEADRDAALARLTPSTSLDDLAGVQLVVEAVVEDLKVKQTLFANLDDITAPGTVLATTTSSLPVIECAAATSRPADVIGMHFFNPAAVMKLVEVVTTVSTAPDVEATVLDVCTRIGKHAVRCGDRAGFIVNTLLFPYLNDAVRMLEAHYATADDIDAAMKVGCGYPMGPFELLDVVGNDVSLAIQRELFGEFRDPGFAPAPLLEHLVTAGRLGRKTGQGFRDYAAAR
- a CDS encoding enoyl-CoA hydratase-related protein, whose translation is MTEATLVTVTAEADGVRVLTLNDPDRRNAMSPDLQDALVAAAQSVADDPDARVLVVTGAGVAFSAGADLPAVFGTAAEDDVRDVRARLAAIYDSFLRIRRLPIPTIAAVNGAAVGAGVNLALCCDLRVAGPDATFGITFTRLGLHPGGGCTYFLVEALGRQRAMAIIMGGEVLRAAEARDLGLVLDVVVDPLAAALDRARRWAAVDPALARDVKRAVGTAARGPFEETLDFETWAQAASTRNPLLAEAVARFRPATPS
- a CDS encoding glycine zipper domain-containing protein → MPGGRGTGRVVGTFVGILVGILVGSLVGILVGSLVGSLVGSLVGSRVGNGTERFVGVAVGRAVDVGTAERPGAGVDGCAP